In one Nocardioides luteus genomic region, the following are encoded:
- the rhaI gene encoding L-rhamnose isomerase: MTTFDQISGDLAALEIEVPSWAYGNSGTRFKVFGTPGTPRTPEEKIADAATVHRFTGLAPSVALHIPWDKVDDYAALRSYAEDQGIALGTINSNTFQDDDYKLGALTHADAKIRQKAIDHHFECIEVMNATGSRDLKIWLAEGSNYPGQADMRGRQDRLAESLATIYERLGDDQRLVLEYKFFEPAFYHTDVPDWGTSFAQVSALGDRAVVCLDTGHHAPGTNIEFIVMQLLRLGKLGSFDFNSRFYADDDLIVGAADPFQLFRIIAEVVRGGGFKPVKEGGVAFMLDQCHNIEKKIPGQIRSVLNVQEMSARALLLDTDALARAQEDGDVLLANEIFMDAFYTDVRADLGGWREDRGLPADPMRAYLASGYQEQIEAARVGGTQAGWL; this comes from the coding sequence ATGACGACGTTCGACCAGATCTCGGGCGACCTGGCCGCCCTCGAGATCGAGGTCCCCTCGTGGGCCTACGGAAACTCGGGGACCCGGTTCAAGGTCTTCGGCACCCCGGGCACGCCGCGCACCCCCGAGGAGAAGATCGCCGACGCGGCGACCGTCCACCGCTTCACCGGGCTGGCGCCGAGCGTCGCGCTGCACATCCCGTGGGACAAGGTCGACGACTACGCCGCCCTGCGCAGCTACGCCGAGGACCAGGGGATCGCGCTCGGCACGATCAACTCCAACACCTTCCAGGACGACGACTACAAGCTCGGCGCCCTCACCCACGCCGACGCCAAGATCCGGCAGAAGGCGATCGACCACCACTTCGAGTGCATCGAGGTGATGAACGCGACCGGCTCGCGCGATCTGAAGATCTGGCTCGCCGAGGGCTCCAACTACCCGGGCCAGGCCGACATGCGTGGCCGCCAGGACCGGCTCGCCGAGTCCCTCGCCACGATCTACGAGCGCCTCGGCGACGACCAGCGCCTCGTCCTCGAGTACAAGTTCTTCGAGCCGGCGTTCTACCACACCGACGTCCCGGACTGGGGCACCTCGTTCGCCCAGGTCAGCGCGCTCGGCGACCGGGCCGTCGTCTGTCTCGACACCGGCCACCACGCGCCCGGCACCAACATCGAGTTCATCGTGATGCAGCTGCTGCGGCTCGGGAAGCTCGGCTCCTTCGACTTCAACAGCCGCTTCTACGCCGACGACGACCTGATCGTCGGTGCCGCCGACCCGTTCCAGCTCTTCCGGATCATCGCCGAGGTGGTTCGCGGCGGCGGCTTCAAGCCGGTGAAGGAGGGCGGCGTCGCGTTCATGCTCGACCAGTGCCACAACATCGAGAAGAAGATCCCGGGCCAGATCCGGTCCGTGCTCAACGTCCAGGAGATGTCCGCACGGGCGCTGCTCCTCGACACCGATGCTCTCGCCCGGGCGCAGGAGGACGGCGACGTACTCCTGGCCAACGAGATCTTCATGGACGCCTTCTACACCGACGTACGCGCCGACCTCGGCGGGTGGCGTGAGGACCGTGGCCTACCCGCGGACCCGATGCGCGCCTACCTCGCCAGCGGCTACCAGGAACAGATCGAGGCCGCCCGCGTCGGCGGCACCCAGGCCGGATGGCTGTGA
- a CDS encoding bifunctional aldolase/short-chain dehydrogenase produces the protein MTTAEDLIARSNRLGADPKNTNYAGGNTSAKGTATDPVTGQDVELLWVKGSGGDLGTLTESGLAVLRLDRMRALVDVYPGVEREDEMVAAFDYCLHGKGGAAPSIDTAMHGLVDAKHVDHLHPDSGIAIATAADGEALTTTIFGDQVVWVPWRRPGFQLGLDIAEIKAKNPQAVGCILGGHGITAWGDTSEEAEKNSLWIIDTAAAYIAEHSKAEPFGPALEGYAALPDQERRTKAAALAPTIRGFASADQPMVGHFDDSEVVLDFLAHEAHPRLAELGTSCPDHFLRTKVKPLVLDLPATATVEESVARLKELAVTYREDYQAYYDRHADENSPAIRGKDPLIVLVPGVGMFSFGKNKQTARVAGEFYVNAINVMRGAEGLSTYGPIDESEKFRIEYWALEEAKLQRMPAPKPLATRVALVTGAASGIGKATAKRLAAEGACVVIADLDLAKAEAAAAEIGGPDVAVGLAADVSDESAVQAMFAAAVLAFGGVDLVVNNAGLSLSKSLLETTERDWDLQHDVMAKGSFLVSKAAAKVLIEQEMGGDIVYISSKNSLFAGPNNVAYGAAKADQAHQVRLLAAELGEHGIKVNGINPDGVVQGSGIFAGGWGAKRAEVYGVKEEELGKFYAQRTLLKREVLPENIANAVFVLCGPDLTHTTGLHVPVDAGVAAAFLR, from the coding sequence ATGACCACCGCAGAAGACCTGATCGCGCGCTCGAACCGTCTCGGCGCCGATCCGAAGAACACCAACTACGCCGGCGGCAACACCTCCGCCAAGGGCACCGCGACCGACCCGGTGACCGGCCAGGACGTCGAGCTCCTCTGGGTGAAGGGCTCCGGCGGCGACCTCGGCACGCTGACGGAGAGCGGCCTCGCCGTGCTCCGGCTCGACCGGATGCGCGCGCTGGTCGACGTCTACCCGGGCGTCGAGCGTGAGGACGAGATGGTCGCCGCGTTCGACTACTGCCTGCACGGCAAGGGCGGCGCGGCCCCCTCGATCGACACCGCCATGCACGGCCTCGTCGACGCCAAGCACGTCGACCACCTCCACCCCGACTCCGGCATCGCGATCGCGACGGCCGCCGACGGCGAGGCGCTGACCACCACGATCTTCGGCGACCAGGTCGTCTGGGTGCCGTGGCGCCGCCCCGGCTTCCAGCTCGGCCTCGACATCGCCGAGATCAAGGCGAAGAACCCCCAGGCGGTCGGCTGCATCCTCGGTGGCCACGGCATCACCGCCTGGGGCGACACGTCCGAGGAGGCCGAGAAGAACTCGCTCTGGATCATCGACACTGCCGCCGCCTACATCGCCGAGCACAGCAAGGCCGAGCCGTTCGGTCCGGCGCTCGAGGGCTACGCGGCCCTCCCGGACCAGGAGCGGCGTACGAAGGCAGCGGCTCTCGCCCCCACGATCCGTGGCTTCGCCTCGGCGGACCAACCGATGGTCGGCCACTTCGACGACTCCGAGGTGGTCCTCGACTTCCTGGCCCACGAGGCCCACCCGCGGCTGGCCGAGCTCGGCACCTCCTGCCCCGACCACTTCCTGCGCACCAAGGTCAAGCCGCTGGTGCTCGACCTCCCGGCCACCGCGACCGTCGAGGAGAGCGTCGCCCGGCTGAAGGAGCTCGCGGTGACCTACCGCGAGGACTACCAGGCCTACTACGACCGTCACGCCGACGAGAACAGCCCCGCGATCCGCGGCAAGGACCCGCTCATCGTCCTCGTCCCGGGCGTCGGCATGTTCTCCTTCGGCAAGAACAAGCAGACCGCCCGGGTGGCGGGGGAGTTCTACGTCAACGCGATCAACGTCATGCGCGGCGCCGAGGGGCTCTCGACGTACGGCCCGATCGACGAGTCGGAGAAGTTCCGGATCGAGTACTGGGCGCTCGAGGAGGCCAAACTCCAGCGGATGCCCGCGCCGAAGCCCCTCGCCACCCGGGTCGCGCTCGTCACCGGCGCCGCCTCCGGCATCGGCAAGGCGACCGCGAAGCGGCTGGCCGCCGAGGGTGCCTGCGTCGTGATCGCCGACCTCGACCTCGCCAAGGCCGAGGCGGCGGCCGCCGAGATCGGCGGGCCGGACGTCGCCGTCGGCCTCGCCGCCGACGTCTCCGACGAGTCGGCCGTCCAGGCGATGTTCGCCGCCGCGGTGCTCGCCTTCGGCGGCGTGGATCTGGTGGTCAACAACGCCGGCCTGTCGCTGTCCAAGTCGCTGCTGGAGACCACCGAGCGCGACTGGGACCTCCAGCACGACGTGATGGCCAAGGGCTCGTTCCTGGTCTCGAAGGCGGCGGCCAAGGTGCTGATCGAGCAGGAGATGGGCGGCGACATCGTCTACATCTCCTCGAAGAACTCGCTCTTCGCCGGCCCGAACAACGTCGCGTACGGCGCCGCGAAGGCCGACCAGGCCCACCAGGTCCGGCTGCTGGCGGCCGAGCTCGGCGAGCACGGCATCAAGGTCAACGGGATCAACCCCGACGGCGTCGTCCAGGGCTCCGGCATCTTCGCCGGCGGCTGGGGCGCCAAGCGCGCCGAGGTCTACGGCGTCAAGGAGGAGGAGCTCGGCAAGTTCTACGCCCAGCGCACCCTGCTCAAGCGCGAGGTGCTCCCGGAGAACATCGCCAACGCCGTCTTCGTGCTCTGCGGACCGGACCTGACGCACACCACCGGTCTGCACGTCCCCGTCGACGCCGGCGTCGCGGCGGCGTTCTTGCGATGA
- a CDS encoding rhamnulokinase, which produces MSRHLRVAAVDLGATSGRVMSGRIGGDRVELDELHRFPNAAVRVRGSLFWDVLGIHREVLAGIREVARTGPLDGIGIDSWAIDHGLLDHDGQLLGQVFSHRDARVEGVAEKVVAQLGATRLYATTGIQQLPFNTLYQLVAARGTTVLDSAETMLLLPDLLGYWLTGAIGAERTNASTTQLYDVRHGTWAVDLCQELGLPEGILPPLRDPGSLLGPLLPDVAEELGASADVPVVAVGSHDTASAVVAVPAETREFAYISSGTWSLVGLELDRPVLTEEARLADFTNEVGVDGTIRFLKNVMGLWVLSESLRSWSERGHQGAELHSLLAAAAELEPLRTVVDINDPRLLFPSTSADPMPERIAALAAESGEAVPHSPAAVTRCILDSLAVAYRRHVRTAATLAGTSPEVVHVVGGGSQNELLCQLTADACGLPVLAGPVEAAALGNVLIQGRSLGADLSDVPAMRDLVRRSYDVRRFEPRDGLDWAAAEARIS; this is translated from the coding sequence ATGAGCAGACACCTCAGGGTTGCGGCGGTCGACCTGGGTGCCACCTCCGGCCGGGTGATGTCCGGCCGGATCGGTGGCGACCGGGTCGAGCTCGACGAGCTGCACCGCTTCCCCAACGCGGCGGTACGCGTCCGCGGCTCGCTCTTCTGGGACGTGCTCGGCATCCACCGTGAGGTGCTCGCCGGCATCCGCGAGGTCGCCCGGACCGGGCCGCTGGACGGCATCGGGATCGACTCCTGGGCCATCGACCACGGGCTGCTGGACCACGACGGCCAGCTGCTCGGCCAGGTCTTCAGCCACCGCGACGCCCGCGTCGAGGGGGTCGCCGAGAAGGTCGTCGCCCAGCTCGGCGCGACCAGGCTCTACGCCACGACCGGCATCCAGCAGCTCCCGTTCAACACGCTCTACCAGCTCGTCGCGGCGCGGGGGACGACCGTCCTCGACTCCGCCGAGACGATGCTGCTGCTGCCGGACCTGCTCGGCTACTGGCTGACCGGCGCCATCGGCGCGGAGCGCACCAACGCCTCGACCACCCAGCTCTACGACGTCCGCCACGGCACCTGGGCGGTCGACCTGTGCCAGGAGCTCGGGCTTCCCGAAGGGATCCTCCCGCCCCTCCGGGACCCGGGCTCCCTCCTCGGCCCGCTGCTGCCCGACGTCGCCGAGGAACTGGGCGCGTCCGCGGATGTGCCCGTGGTCGCGGTGGGCTCCCACGACACCGCCTCCGCCGTCGTCGCGGTCCCCGCGGAGACCCGGGAGTTCGCCTACATCTCCTCGGGCACCTGGTCGCTGGTCGGCCTCGAGCTGGACCGTCCGGTGCTGACCGAGGAGGCCCGGCTCGCCGACTTCACCAACGAGGTCGGTGTCGACGGCACCATCCGATTCCTCAAGAACGTGATGGGCCTGTGGGTCCTGTCCGAGTCGCTGCGCTCGTGGAGCGAGCGGGGCCACCAGGGCGCCGAGCTTCACTCGCTGCTCGCGGCCGCGGCGGAGCTCGAGCCGCTGCGTACGGTGGTCGACATCAACGATCCGCGATTGCTCTTCCCGAGCACCTCGGCCGACCCGATGCCGGAGCGGATCGCCGCCCTGGCCGCCGAGTCCGGCGAGGCGGTCCCGCACTCGCCGGCCGCGGTCACCCGCTGCATCCTGGACAGCCTCGCCGTCGCGTACCGCCGCCACGTCCGCACCGCGGCCACCCTCGCCGGCACCTCGCCCGAGGTCGTCCACGTGGTCGGCGGCGGCTCGCAGAACGAGCTGCTCTGCCAGCTGACCGCCGACGCCTGCGGCCTGCCGGTGCTCGCCGGCCCGGTCGAGGCGGCCGCGCTCGGCAACGTCCTGATCCAGGGCAGGTCCCTCGGGGCCGACCTGTCCGACGTGCCCGCGATGCGCGACCTCGTCCGCCGCTCCTACGACGTACGCCGCTTCGAGCCGCGCGACGGCCTCGACTGGGCCGCCGCCGAGGCGCGCATCTCCTGA
- a CDS encoding glycosyl hydrolase — protein sequence MTDSLSTARLSRRALFGAAAATLGTAAVTGATGTIPAQAAEAAEAAASTGLPDAFTKAFRKPGTTTAAGFRWWWPHGLVDPVEIAREVDQVADAGFGVLEVADVTHSLRARNIDIDVATYGWGSAPWVAGVKAALAQAAKRGVRVDVTVGPSWPAAVPTITPDDDAACTELVHGQATVTAGSTYDAAPPEPVVEPASSVTRSELVTVQAHRVTGYVRDRNNNITSTILDPASYLDLSEEVDGEHLTWTAPADPAGATWVLLATWQRGSGQEPEAGPHTSPRAYVVDHFSRRGAQKVIDLWQDRVLDGELRTLLRKAGGYLFEDSLEIETEATIWTRDFLDEFEARHGYDLRPWLPFVLEKDEKYQFSLAAADPATADNLRTNEIRDDYNIVLSDLYRDQHLRPMQEFARSLGMGIRIQPYGLETDTMQHAAVVDVPETESLGFKNLDDYRVMAAGRDLAGHTVLSCEAICYNGAAYNTTWGANGTSPTAQNQALFTINSIFVAGVNQLMIHGFPYAKAPEVTWPGFAAFSPYYNNAIGFGEAWGPRTPQWEHVPGIAAYLARTQLVLQTGTPRYDVAFWRHKGWASTGIGPQWITNNGTKLGWSHSFVSASLLALDGVDFAEGRLAPDGPAYKAVVVGPDNLRGNAFTMEIDGAERLLALGRKGLPIVLIGDWSQVTPAGRDDAAATAEVRSLMARIGALPTTRTVAEAEVGTALAALGVVRDVEHADSTVMHVRRVTGDIDLYYLANARHAENRRLNPVQQDVWLTATDRAAVPWLLDAWTGRVTRIAGYERAGDRVRVRVDLVPGQSTVVALAAPGAGVARSVLPVATAGQTVVARGANVALRTTTAGSFDLTEADGRTVTVTVDRVREPVVPASWHLEVEDWKPANPADPKDLATTKEVIARDLVELQSWSKVAGLEDVSGIGRYRTTVDLGTDWTDDDGAFLELGEVNDTFRIRINGELLPPCDPMDPVVDLGHTLVPGSNTIEVEVASTLLNRLRTVTPSVYGVAARQSYGLAGPVRLVPYVSTTLRQE from the coding sequence ATGACCGACTCCCTCTCCACCGCCCGGCTCAGCCGCCGCGCGCTCTTCGGCGCCGCGGCCGCCACCCTCGGCACCGCTGCCGTCACCGGCGCGACCGGCACCATCCCCGCGCAGGCCGCCGAAGCCGCCGAGGCCGCGGCCTCCACGGGCCTCCCCGACGCCTTCACGAAGGCCTTCCGCAAGCCCGGCACCACCACCGCCGCCGGCTTCCGCTGGTGGTGGCCGCACGGCCTCGTCGACCCCGTCGAGATCGCCCGCGAGGTCGACCAGGTCGCCGACGCCGGCTTCGGCGTGCTGGAGGTCGCCGACGTCACCCACAGCCTGCGCGCCCGCAACATCGACATCGACGTCGCGACCTACGGCTGGGGGAGCGCCCCGTGGGTGGCCGGCGTGAAGGCAGCGCTCGCCCAGGCCGCGAAGCGGGGCGTACGTGTCGACGTCACGGTCGGTCCTTCCTGGCCCGCCGCGGTCCCGACGATCACGCCCGACGACGATGCGGCCTGCACCGAGCTGGTGCACGGGCAGGCGACGGTGACCGCCGGCTCGACCTACGACGCCGCCCCGCCCGAGCCCGTCGTGGAGCCGGCATCGTCGGTGACACGTTCGGAGCTGGTCACGGTGCAGGCCCACCGCGTCACCGGCTACGTACGCGACCGCAACAACAACATCACCAGCACGATCCTCGACCCAGCCTCCTACCTCGACCTGAGCGAAGAGGTCGACGGCGAGCACCTCACCTGGACCGCGCCGGCCGATCCCGCCGGCGCCACCTGGGTCCTGCTCGCCACCTGGCAGCGCGGCTCGGGCCAGGAGCCCGAGGCCGGGCCGCACACCTCGCCGCGCGCCTACGTCGTCGACCACTTCAGCCGCCGCGGCGCGCAGAAGGTGATCGACCTGTGGCAGGACCGGGTTCTCGACGGCGAGCTGCGAACCCTGCTCCGGAAGGCCGGCGGCTACCTCTTCGAGGACTCGCTGGAGATCGAGACCGAGGCGACGATCTGGACCCGAGACTTCCTCGACGAGTTCGAGGCCAGGCACGGCTACGACCTACGGCCGTGGCTGCCGTTCGTGCTGGAGAAGGACGAGAAGTACCAGTTCTCCCTGGCCGCCGCCGACCCGGCGACCGCGGACAACCTGCGCACCAACGAGATCCGCGACGACTACAACATCGTCCTCTCCGACCTCTACCGCGACCAGCACCTGCGCCCGATGCAGGAGTTCGCGAGGTCGCTGGGCATGGGCATCCGGATCCAGCCCTACGGCCTCGAGACCGACACCATGCAGCATGCGGCGGTGGTCGACGTCCCCGAGACCGAGTCGCTCGGCTTCAAGAACCTCGACGACTACCGTGTCATGGCGGCCGGTCGCGACCTCGCCGGCCACACGGTCCTCTCCTGCGAGGCGATCTGCTACAACGGTGCGGCCTACAACACGACCTGGGGCGCCAACGGCACCAGCCCGACCGCCCAGAACCAGGCGCTGTTCACCATCAACAGCATCTTCGTCGCGGGCGTGAACCAGCTGATGATCCACGGCTTCCCCTACGCCAAGGCACCCGAGGTGACCTGGCCCGGCTTCGCCGCCTTCTCGCCCTACTACAACAACGCGATCGGCTTCGGCGAGGCCTGGGGGCCACGCACCCCGCAGTGGGAGCACGTCCCCGGCATCGCGGCCTACCTCGCCCGCACCCAGCTGGTGCTCCAGACCGGGACGCCGAGGTACGACGTCGCCTTCTGGCGCCACAAGGGCTGGGCATCCACCGGCATCGGCCCGCAGTGGATCACCAACAACGGCACGAAGCTCGGCTGGTCGCACTCCTTCGTCAGCGCCTCGCTGCTCGCGCTCGACGGTGTCGACTTCGCCGAGGGCCGGCTGGCGCCGGACGGCCCGGCCTACAAGGCCGTCGTCGTCGGCCCCGACAACCTGCGCGGCAACGCGTTCACGATGGAGATCGACGGAGCGGAGCGGCTGCTCGCGCTCGGCCGCAAGGGCCTGCCGATCGTGCTCATCGGCGACTGGTCGCAGGTCACGCCGGCCGGCCGCGACGACGCCGCGGCGACCGCCGAGGTCCGATCGCTGATGGCCCGGATCGGCGCACTGCCGACCACCCGCACCGTCGCCGAGGCCGAGGTCGGCACCGCGCTGGCCGCCCTCGGAGTCGTACGCGACGTCGAGCACGCCGACTCCACCGTCATGCACGTCCGCCGGGTCACCGGCGACATCGACCTCTACTACCTCGCCAACGCGAGGCATGCCGAGAATCGCCGGCTCAACCCGGTGCAGCAGGACGTCTGGCTGACCGCCACCGACCGCGCCGCGGTGCCGTGGCTGCTGGACGCCTGGACCGGTCGGGTCACCCGGATCGCCGGCTACGAGCGCGCCGGCGACCGGGTCCGGGTCCGGGTCGATCTCGTCCCGGGCCAGTCCACCGTGGTCGCCCTCGCGGCCCCGGGCGCGGGCGTGGCCCGCTCCGTTCTCCCCGTCGCCACCGCTGGTCAGACCGTGGTGGCGCGGGGCGCCAACGTCGCGTTGCGCACGACGACCGCAGGCAGCTTCGACCTGACCGAGGCCGACGGTCGGACCGTGACCGTCACCGTCGACCGCGTCCGCGAGCCCGTCGTGCCGGCGTCGTGGCACCTCGAGGTCGAGGACTGGAAGCCGGCCAACCCGGCCGACCCGAAGGACCTAGCCACCACGAAGGAGGTCATCGCCCGCGACCTCGTGGAGCTGCAGTCCTGGTCGAAGGTCGCCGGCCTCGAGGACGTCTCCGGCATCGGTCGCTACCGCACCACCGTCGACCTCGGCACCGACTGGACCGATGATGATGGCGCCTTCCTGGAGCTCGGCGAGGTCAACGACACCTTCCGGATCCGCATCAACGGCGAGCTGCTGCCGCCGTGCGACCCGATGGACCCGGTCGTCGACCTCGGCCACACGCTGGTCCCCGGCTCCAACACGATCGAGGTCGAGGTCGCCTCGACCCTGCTCAACCGGCTGCGCACCGTCACCCCGTCGGTATACGGCGTGGCGGCCAGGCAGAGCTACGGGCTCGCCGGACCGGTCCGCCTGGTGCCCTACGTCAGCACGACGCTGAGACAGGAGTGA
- a CDS encoding helix-turn-helix domain-containing protein, with amino-acid sequence MAASGGVRPSTDLPEDEVEVLALFARGYTIERIARALGVSERTVRRRLRAAADALGAGTSVEAVVRAVRTGLI; translated from the coding sequence GTGGCAGCCTCGGGCGGCGTACGACCTTCCACCGACCTTCCGGAGGACGAGGTGGAGGTGCTGGCGCTGTTCGCCCGGGGCTACACGATCGAGCGGATCGCGCGGGCGCTGGGCGTCTCCGAGCGCACCGTGCGGAGGCGCCTGCGGGCGGCTGCCGATGCGCTCGGCGCGGGGACGAGTGTGGAGGCGGTCGTGCGGGCCGTACGCACCGGACTCATCTGA
- a CDS encoding (Fe-S)-binding protein codes for MRVALMVTCINDALYPSTGQAVVRLLRRLGVEVDFPMAQTCCGQPMVNTGYLDEAVPVVRTFVDAFAGYDAVVTPSGSCAGSARHQHSIVARRSGDPALQEAVAEVGPKVYELSEFLVDVLKVTDVGAYYPHRVTYHPTCHSLRMLGVGDRPRQLLEAVRGIRLVDLPGADQCCGFGGTFAVKNADTSVAMGADKARHIRETGAEIVVAGDNSCLTHIGGVLSRQRSGVRTVHLAEILASTEARSIEGTLR; via the coding sequence ATGCGAGTCGCGCTGATGGTCACCTGCATCAACGACGCCCTCTACCCGAGCACGGGGCAGGCCGTCGTCCGCCTCCTACGCCGTCTCGGCGTCGAGGTGGACTTCCCCATGGCGCAGACCTGCTGCGGGCAGCCGATGGTCAACACCGGCTATCTGGACGAGGCGGTCCCGGTGGTGCGTACGTTCGTGGACGCCTTCGCCGGCTACGACGCCGTCGTGACCCCGTCCGGGTCGTGCGCCGGCTCGGCTCGGCACCAGCACTCGATCGTCGCCCGCCGCTCCGGTGACCCGGCCCTCCAGGAGGCCGTCGCGGAGGTCGGGCCGAAGGTCTACGAGCTCTCCGAATTCCTGGTCGACGTCCTGAAAGTGACCGACGTCGGCGCCTACTACCCGCACCGGGTGACCTACCACCCGACCTGCCACTCGCTGCGGATGCTGGGAGTGGGGGACCGGCCGAGACAGCTGCTCGAGGCGGTGCGCGGGATCCGCCTCGTCGACCTGCCCGGCGCCGACCAGTGCTGCGGCTTCGGCGGCACCTTCGCGGTCAAGAACGCCGACACCTCGGTCGCGATGGGTGCCGACAAGGCCCGCCACATCCGCGAGACCGGCGCCGAGATCGTGGTCGCCGGCGACAACTCCTGCCTGACCCACATCGGCGGTGTGCTCTCCCGGCAACGTTCGGGCGTACGCACCGTCCACCTCGCCGAGATCCTCGCTTCGACCGAGGCGCGCTCGATCGAAGGAACGCTCCGATGA
- a CDS encoding lactate utilization protein B produces MSGTFVGMPAFPTAAREALADSQLRHNLAHATGTIRAKRARVVAEVEDWEELRLTGAAVKERALLDLDTQLVRLEETLTANGATVHWARDAAEANAIVASIAKAHAAEEVVKVKSMVTQEIGLNEALAADGIAAWETDLAELIVQLGDDLPSHILVPAIHRNRAEIREIFRSRMAAAGRPAPEDLTDEPAVLAAAAREHLREKFLRAKVGVSGANFAVAETGTLVVVESEGNGRMCLTLPEVLVSVVGIEKVVSRWEDLGPMLRLLPRSSTGERMNPYTSTWSGVTPGDGPQEVHVVLLDNGRTRALADEVGRQALRCIRCSACLNVCPVYERTGGHAYGSVYPGPIGAILNPLLKGVGHDDQTDSLPYASSLCGACFEVCPVRIDIPSVLVDLRAQVVDAHRGGVPKPEAAAMKGAAYVLGRSRRLSALERLTGLGMRFARRFGPTAWTGARDLPHAPGESFRAWWQRANGGKDDA; encoded by the coding sequence ATGAGCGGGACCTTCGTCGGCATGCCCGCCTTCCCGACGGCCGCCCGCGAGGCCCTCGCCGACTCCCAGCTGCGCCACAACCTGGCCCACGCCACCGGCACCATCCGCGCCAAACGGGCCAGGGTCGTCGCCGAGGTGGAGGATTGGGAGGAGCTGCGCCTGACCGGTGCCGCGGTCAAGGAGCGGGCGCTGCTCGACCTCGACACCCAGCTCGTACGCCTCGAGGAGACCCTCACCGCCAACGGCGCGACCGTCCACTGGGCCCGTGACGCCGCCGAGGCCAACGCGATCGTCGCCTCGATCGCCAAGGCGCACGCCGCGGAGGAGGTCGTGAAGGTCAAGTCGATGGTGACCCAGGAGATCGGGCTCAACGAGGCGCTGGCCGCCGACGGCATCGCGGCCTGGGAGACCGATCTGGCCGAGCTGATCGTGCAGCTCGGCGACGACCTGCCGTCGCACATCCTCGTGCCGGCCATCCACCGCAACCGGGCGGAGATCCGCGAGATCTTCCGGTCGAGGATGGCGGCCGCGGGCCGCCCTGCGCCGGAGGACCTGACCGACGAGCCGGCAGTGCTCGCGGCGGCGGCCCGGGAGCACCTGCGCGAGAAGTTCCTGCGCGCCAAGGTCGGCGTCTCCGGCGCCAACTTCGCGGTGGCCGAGACCGGCACCCTCGTGGTCGTCGAGTCGGAGGGCAACGGCCGGATGTGCCTGACCCTGCCCGAGGTGCTCGTCTCGGTGGTCGGCATCGAGAAGGTCGTCTCCCGCTGGGAGGACCTCGGCCCGATGCTCCGGCTGCTGCCGCGGTCCTCGACCGGCGAGCGGATGAACCCCTACACCTCCACCTGGAGCGGCGTCACCCCCGGCGACGGCCCGCAGGAGGTGCACGTCGTGCTGCTCGACAACGGTCGCACCCGGGCGCTCGCCGACGAGGTCGGCCGGCAGGCGCTGCGCTGCATCCGCTGCTCGGCCTGCCTCAACGTCTGCCCGGTCTACGAGCGCACCGGCGGCCATGCGTACGGCTCGGTCTACCCGGGCCCGATCGGCGCCATCCTCAACCCGCTGCTGAAGGGCGTCGGCCACGACGACCAGACCGACTCCCTGCCGTATGCCTCGAGCCTGTGCGGCGCCTGCTTCGAGGTCTGCCCGGTACGCATCGACATCCCCTCGGTCCTGGTCGACCTGCGCGCCCAGGTGGTCGACGCCCACCGAGGTGGCGTGCCGAAGCCGGAGGCCGCGGCGATGAAGGGCGCGGCGTACGTCCTGGGGCGCTCGCGCCGCCTCTCCGCCCTCGAGCGCCTCACCGGTCTCGGGATGCGCTTCGCGCGCCGCTTCGGCCCCACCGCCTGGACCGGCGCGCGCGACCTTCCACACGCCCCGGGGGAGAGCTTCCGGGCCTGGTGGCAACGTGCGAACGGCGGAAAGGACGACGCATGA
- a CDS encoding LutC/YkgG family protein encodes MTDARTEILARVREALAGSTLEPAEPSAPRDLAPVVTPDVVDLFAERVADYRAVVERCRADELEDRIAAALPAGQVVVPPGLSVHVPGDVVDDGTLTAAELDRIAAVVTEARVGIAETGTIVLDHAPGQGRRAISLVPDTHICIVRENQVVPDVPDAVALLDPARPLTWISGPSATSDIELDRVEGVHGPRTLHVLVVAREQ; translated from the coding sequence ATGACCGACGCCCGCACCGAGATCCTCGCCCGAGTCCGCGAGGCACTCGCCGGCTCGACGCTCGAGCCCGCCGAACCCTCTGCGCCGCGGGACCTCGCGCCCGTCGTGACCCCTGACGTCGTCGACCTCTTCGCCGAGCGCGTGGCCGACTACCGTGCCGTGGTCGAGCGCTGCCGAGCCGACGAGCTCGAGGACCGCATCGCCGCCGCGCTCCCGGCCGGTCAGGTCGTCGTCCCGCCCGGCCTGTCGGTCCATGTCCCCGGCGACGTCGTCGATGACGGCACCCTGACCGCCGCGGAGCTGGACCGGATCGCGGCCGTCGTCACCGAGGCCCGCGTCGGCATCGCCGAGACCGGCACGATCGTGCTCGACCACGCCCCCGGCCAGGGCCGCCGAGCCATCTCCCTGGTTCCCGACACCCACATCTGCATCGTCCGCGAGAACCAGGTCGTTCCCGACGTACCCGACGCCGTCGCCCTCCTCGACCCCGCCCGGCCGCTGACCTGGATCAGCGGCCCCTCGGCCACCAGCGACATCGAGCTCGACCGTGTCGAGGGCGTCCACGGTCCTCGCACCCTCCATGTTCTGGTGGTCGCCCGCGAACAGTGA